In Candidatus Krumholzibacteriia bacterium, one genomic interval encodes:
- a CDS encoding BamA/TamA family outer membrane protein, whose product LPPGFDPPAREDDAALAEGDRFRDQAVKAARATLRRHLEEAGYARAQVESEIALDDPGEVVVTFVVTSTERFRFDGLEIRGADDDIRDLARRSIERPGGERFTPVLLENARRDLRDLGLFRQVRVRADRTAPNTLEMTVDLTLRELRSARIGIGTWSDHPIQVRAGWRHRDLFGGGRGFEVDGSFALNLRELGASVDWPVLLRRRSRTEFGTRYRVEDEESYGSEEFEVFVDNLFHVDQRTSWRLGTSWIETALDLRTDDVDAFETRPGEQVLFDFQWFHDGVDDLLDPTAGRRVRFEARYAPSFPFADATLVSVRGAWVRVTSPRPGTVLAGRIDLATAWPTGGATDLLPTQRWFGGGFNTHRGATRRGLGPLDDEGDPIGGQWRGLAGLELRQRLGSWLGASMFVDTGQVWREADDVGTDDLVVALGAGPLIYTPIGPVHLDIAWNVARRPADESNLVFHFGIGHAY is encoded by the coding sequence CTCCCGCCGGGGTTCGATCCGCCGGCCCGCGAGGACGACGCCGCTCTCGCCGAGGGTGATCGCTTCCGCGACCAAGCCGTCAAGGCCGCCCGGGCGACGCTGCGCCGCCATCTCGAGGAAGCGGGGTACGCACGGGCCCAGGTGGAATCCGAGATCGCGCTCGACGATCCGGGCGAGGTCGTCGTGACCTTCGTCGTGACCTCGACCGAACGCTTCCGCTTCGACGGCCTGGAGATCCGCGGCGCCGACGACGACATCCGCGACCTCGCGCGACGCAGCATCGAACGCCCGGGTGGTGAGCGATTCACGCCCGTCCTGCTCGAGAACGCCCGCCGCGACCTGCGCGATCTCGGCCTGTTCCGGCAGGTACGCGTGCGGGCCGATCGCACCGCCCCGAACACTCTGGAGATGACGGTCGACCTGACGTTGCGCGAGCTGCGCAGCGCCCGGATCGGCATCGGCACCTGGAGCGATCACCCGATCCAGGTGCGCGCGGGGTGGCGGCACCGCGACCTCTTCGGAGGCGGACGGGGTTTCGAGGTGGACGGGTCGTTCGCGTTGAACCTGCGCGAACTCGGAGCAAGTGTGGACTGGCCGGTGCTACTGCGCCGACGCTCGCGCACGGAGTTCGGGACACGGTACCGGGTCGAGGACGAGGAGAGCTACGGATCGGAGGAGTTCGAGGTCTTCGTCGACAACCTCTTCCACGTGGACCAGCGCACGTCGTGGCGCCTGGGCACCTCGTGGATCGAGACCGCGCTCGACCTGCGGACCGACGACGTCGATGCCTTCGAGACCCGGCCCGGTGAACAGGTGCTCTTCGACTTCCAGTGGTTCCACGACGGGGTCGACGACCTGCTCGATCCGACCGCCGGACGACGGGTGCGATTCGAGGCACGCTATGCGCCGTCGTTCCCCTTCGCCGACGCGACCTTGGTCTCGGTGCGGGGGGCGTGGGTGCGGGTGACGTCGCCGCGGCCGGGGACGGTCCTCGCGGGCCGCATCGACCTGGCTACGGCGTGGCCCACGGGTGGCGCCACCGACCTGTTGCCCACCCAGCGTTGGTTCGGCGGCGGCTTCAACACCCACCGCGGCGCGACGCGCCGCGGACTCGGTCCACTCGACGACGAAGGAGATCCGATCGGCGGGCAGTGGCGGGGACTGGCGGGGCTCGAACTGCGGCAGCGCCTGGGCTCCTGGCTCGGCGCGTCGATGTTCGTCGACACCGGGCAGGTGTGGCGCGAGGCCGACGACGTGGGCACCGACGACCTGGTCGTCGCCCTCGGCGCCGGGCCGTTGATCTACACACCCATCGGTCCCGTGCACCTCGACATCGCATGGAACGTCGCGCGTCGGCCGGCCGACGAGTCCAATCTCGTCTTCCACTTCGGGATCGGGCATGCCTACTGA